The sequence below is a genomic window from Nicotiana tomentosiformis chromosome 6, ASM39032v3, whole genome shotgun sequence.
CATGATATTCTTTTCGGAAAATATACGGTGAATTCTCCTGGATGAGCATCTTTACAGGAAGGAACATCAAGttctaataaaaaaaatattagtaGAAAATAACGTTTTCTCCTAAAGCACATCAATAGCTCACTCCTGTTCATAAACTGATAAGATATCATTGTTGTAAATCTGATTAAGAATAATATTTTCAAAGTCAAGAGCTGCATAACCTGGAATACCATATACACCAAAGTTTTTATGTCCCAAAATGATGATAATTGACACTACAAGCAAATATAAAGGCATTGTCAGAAAAGTAAAATAGGACTAACATGCTTTCacattaaaaataatattactaTGTAGGTTGGGATCACCTTTCAAGAAGTCGACAATAAATTTGCATCGAGAAAATAATCGAGATCGAAAGATATttcaacaatcgtagtatttgatttcaaataatatgactgtacaatctctatgaatcatttgattcttctttccaatagtaaataaatccaAGGGCCTTTGATCTTGATTTGGAATATGTAGGTGTTGCCACGaatgatgatcttgaattcaactagcacgaactttgatttgaactcacaCTCTttaaatcttgatttgttcttcgttcttgagcttgaacttgatttattcttcgttattgagcttgaacttgattgcttgaacttgaacttgtggaggaattttcagcatttgatccacgagctctttcttgcttcttgttataacttctaattatcttttctgggttatgaagacccctatttatagttgtgggagggaagagttatgataagaacaatcaaattgaagtgtgacaaggccgcatttgattggccagaacatatcacttgcacacgtggcgtggttttattggccttttaatgtgacttggcataccttgtcattttgacacgtggcataaTCCTATTGACTCTTCCATTTGACTTGGCGTACTacatcatttgacacgtggcaccaaattgggcctctaggaagatgacatcttgggcctAATGAATTGGGCTCATTACTTGtggcccaattaaatgggctagcccaatggattaagacttatctATTTAAACTCTCAATGTGACTCGACTATctgagagattactctcaatgtgactcgattatcggagagattactctcaatgtggctcgactattgGAGAAACTACTTTCAAAacgacccgactatcggagagattactctcaaggtggcccgactatcggagagattactctcaatgtggctcgactatcggagagattactctcaaaatggcccgactatcagagagattactctcgaGGTATGAAGGGATGGATACTCATCCCTGGCCAAAACAATCGGAGGCCATTTCAGATGGACAAATCCTCAAACATCATATGGGAGGACAAATCCAAGGGACTTAAGGTGCAAAAAGGCttacatgtccaccttaagattggaaagttatagtttcTTTTAAGGACAAAACCCACGAAGAAGCCAACTTAAGGTAAAGGGACTTAAATGtctaccttaagattggaaaattagaaAGTTTCAACTCGAACACTTGGtgaactttgaagatttggcggacttCGCAGACTTTAACTTGAAGAGTGGTGGACTTTTAAACATCAACTTGAAAAATTAGAAggcttggagacttcaacttgaagatttggaggatttaaataattcaacttgaagaccggcaGACTTGGAGACTTGGAAggcttaaatatttcaacttgaagagcggCGAACTTGAAGACTTCAACAGAAGACCGATGGACTTGAAGatttcaacttggagacttggagGATTTAAATGTTTCAACTTGAAAAGCGGCGAACTTGAAGACCGGAGgacttaaagatttggtgaacatGAAGACATAGTGAATCTCCGGACTTCAATGCAAATACTTAGTATCCTCCTAAAAGACTAAAATCATTCCATTGAAGATACCAATTTACTACAGAGGCTtgccccctttaaatcaaatgggatcCAAAGGTTAACAGAAGAATGGTATCTCAGCTTGATTTTCAAGTGCTGATTGAATGGATTACATTCCATCGTACTTCATTTGGACAACGATTGTGGgattatgtatcttttgaacttatgcgactgaattcagaatgaaactctaagctgcctacgtacttcggtgaagaggatcaagtcataccgtagttcagaatgggtgattttttatttttttattttttatttattttttatgtcCTAAATTTTGCCTAAGCCACCtttttcgaggttttcaacctagcggactttttttcttttttttttggagggaccgtacacagtttagactcgtgcaggccaggagtgtaggaacatgcagtttaggctcatgcgtcaaggagcgttgaaacttcaaggataatacttcttcaaaaacttgccattgatagggACGATTCTTATGCCGTCTACATCAAccagcttgtaagccccacttgagtaagcttcttgtacgGCTTATGGCCTATCCCATTTTGAAATTAACTTTCCTACAGGTTTATGGGAGGTAATAATGGGTCTTTGTACGacaaggacttgatctcctacttgaaaggatcttgggtgaactcttttattgaaggcgcgagacaatcgagcttgataacattcaagactttgttgagcttccaacctcttctcatcaagagcctccaactctgctaatcgaattctagcattttcttcatcagtgatcccttcttgaatagctaatcgtaacgaaggtatttgacgctcgagtggcaagacggCTTCGACTCCATAAACAAGTGCATAAGGGGTCGCTTGTGTTGGTGTGCGGTGAGTTGTCCTATATGCCCACTGTGCTTCTTCCATACGGTCATGCCAatctcgtttggatttggagatgactttttttaacaagttgcatagagtcttgttgaatacctcggctagaccattggcggcagcattgtacatagaagagttatgttgcttgaagccaaagagatcacaaatcttgttcatcaatcTATTGTCAAATGTCTTTCCATTATCTGTTATTATGCAACTAGGAACACCAAAGcgatagattatgtttactcagatgaaacttgtaatattttccttctttacttccttaagagccacagcttcagcccattttgagaagtagtcagttgcagccaTGATGTATAGGTGCCCACTAGAGGACTTTGGCAGTagtccaacaacatccaatctCCAAGCGTCAAACGTCCAGGATGCAACAGTTAAGTGCAACACTTCAGGAGGCTGATGAATAAAATTCGCATAGAATTGGCAAGActtgcatcttcgagcgtagtccaagcaatATTTTACCATCATTGGCgaataatatcccatcctttttatatgaaagtggagctttggtccagactggtGTGACTCACATACACTAGAATGTGCTTCTTGCAAAGCTTAGAGTGCTTCatcttcccctaagcatcgcaagagtactccctcgaatgaccttctatatagagtatctttgtagtaaaggaagcgaggtgcacgacGATGGATTTTAGTCCTTCTCCTCAGATTTTCTGAAAGTATCCCATAGCTTAAGTAGTCGATGATGGGCTGTCTCCATTCTTCCTTCTCAGCTTCAGAAATGACCACAAGATGCtcgagttcattttcttcactttcACCCTCATTTGGTGGCGGcactacccatttttggcagatagtaacttgcgcttgatTAGGTAGGGTTAGCGATGAAGCTAGGGCACTAAAGCATCatccttcttgttttcttttctaAGCACATGTTGAATAATCACATCACCAATCCATCCCATCAATTTCTTAGCATAATTATGATAAGGGCGTAGTTCAggtttcttgacctcgtaactacctaaaagtTGATTGACCACTAACTGGGAGTCACTATAGACTTGCAATTGCAATTGCTTCATATCaacagccatttcaagcccaagtattaatgcttgatactcagcaacaTTGTTGGAACAAATTTGTGTCAACGTAAAAGAGTAGGGCTGAACTTCGCCTTGAGAGGTGACAAATACTACGCCAGCACCAGCTCCTTCGCGATGTGCGgaaccatcaaagtacatcttccatggaggttgaacttTAACGACCATTGCGTCCTTATCGGGTAGTTCGTCAATTAGCTCCCAGTCATCGGGTATCGGatgatctgccaagaagtctgccaatgcttgtccttttatagccttttgagggatgtacaaaatctcaaattgttgaaattggaggtACCATCTCGCTTGTCGATCACTAAGaacaggttttgacatcacgaacttgatggAATTTGCTTTAGAAACAAGACGAACAACATAAGCTTGGAAGTAGTGCTTCAACatttgaattgagaagactagcgccaaacacaacttttcaattggcgaataattcagctcgtttggtgtcatcatcctgctcaagtagtaaagagagttttcttttccccctcactattttcttgggccaaaagttctccaacagacctttcttgtgctgaaatatatagtatcaatGGCTTTCCAGGTATAGGGGCTGCCAAAACTGGTGTAACACCCCGGAatttttttttgaagtacttaagtataAAGCCCGGGAAAagttttgcaaagaaaataatgtttcatggtgccggactaagcttacgtgtttgaggattgtagaaattcttcgcggcgagcttgctcgccgcagctcggattttttgggttgaacaatgcacagaaaagtaaaggaaactttttggcagaaaagtgcgtttatgcggtccattatgcgaccgcataatggccgcagaagtgagaatgagagggccattctggaagcagctatgcggtcgactatgcgaccgcataactgttatgcggtgcattatgcgaccgcataactgttatgcggaccgcatagtgaccgcatacacacacaaatttttgatcatttttgtcagcaattatgcgaccgatatgcggtctgcatatccattatacggtcgcatatgcgaccgtagaaccgttccggagctccatttttggtttattaaaacccgaccctacttcattaaatacacgcaaagggtcatttttgagcaaatattctgatgttttagagagaagggggagtgttttagagagagagagagagagagaaaaccctaggctaattattcatcaagtcttgctcaaatcttggaagattaacaaggaaaacccacaagttcttcatctaagaggtaaggttccataccctagttttcaatttcgaatttgggtagaagatgattgattaggagtatgattcttgggtatgagaatattatctatacatgcatgtaccaaaaagatttgtgggaagattgttgagcttaaataagtaaggattgggttgtgtagtgaaggaaatcttgtaaaagaaccttgtggttaaatttgcatacctagtgtttgataaaatgctcaaaagagCTTAGagcatgaatatcttcctaattgttgttaaattttgttatgtctcaaaatagattgggattgctagaatttctgaaatattataataatttaaggaaagctcaattgaggtatgttggctaaactttctctcttagaatagatatccataatgtttctgtaagatcaagtatgattggctcaagatccCTAACTTttatattccgggttattccttataaacttgtttattccgaatgagccttatgtcgaaagatagatgttcaaagtatggtttgcatattgaaatgttgtggctttgagtcatgttttaGATGAGAACTAGTACGCTAATTGTGTgaaaaaatctcaatattcttaagattcgaaattgctcatatgtgtacctaaagtctggattgaaaatgtattattgttgataacctataaaggtggttgaaaataaaataagtgaattgggatataaagtgtggccaatgtgcaagagtgaaagttatacttgtggccaatggtgccaataaaatgaaataatgtgagaaaggttatgaaatgagcctcgactcaaatgttttaaaatgacttcgaaaatagaattgcctaaaatctttcgtactcaagtcatgccataagtggctattttaacaaatactatgctttgtgagtatttccaatgtgttttgcgttcttacatattcgtgagtggaaattgtgtattatcCTTTTGGGGGGAAAGTATTTGAAGAATAAATGAtatgttacttgttgatgattttaacttgcgcatcaattaccaattatattactccatttctcggaaagaaatctattgtgcttaaattgttcatttctaatgaacttaaaattgtgatttctggaatattatatgtatgttgatatttatgataatgatacatgagagggaaaaaataaaagtgtgaaatatcaaatatggccatcgtgccttgaataaagaatcttgtgaatggccaaaagagccaagaaaatattgtcgttgtgaatgactaaaaatactagtggagatttatacaatgtgaaagacgatgaggtaaatatattta
It includes:
- the LOC104096955 gene encoding uncharacterized protein, which codes for MTPNELNYSPIEKLCLALVFSIQMLKHYFQAYVVRLVSKANSIKFVMSKPVLSDRQARWYLQFQQFEILYIPQKAIKGQALADFLADHPIPDDWELIDELPDKDAMVVKVQPPWKMYFDGSAHREGAGAGVVFVTSQGEVQPYSFTLTQICSNNVAEYQALILGLEMAVDMKQLQLQVYSDSQLVVNQLLGSYEVKKPELRPYHNYAKKLMGWIGDVIIQHVLRKENKKDDALVP
- the LOC138894064 gene encoding uncharacterized protein, translated to MVKYCLDYARRCKSCQFYANFIHQPPEVLHLTVASWTFDAWRLDVVGLLPKSSSGHLYIMAATDYFSKWAEAVALKEVKKENITNNGKTFDNRLMNKICDLFGFKQHNSSMYNAAANVSIIIILGHKNFGVYGIPGYAALDFENIILNQIYNNDILSVYEQE